In Acidobacteriota bacterium, the DNA window CGCTACGGCGTGCCCGCGACCATCGTCGTCCCGCGCGGCAACAACCCCGAAAAGAACGCCGCGATGCGCGCCTTCGGGGCACGGCTGGTTGAACACGGGCGCGACTTCGACGAAGCGCGCGAAGCGGTCGAGCAATTAGCATCGGCAGAAAACCTGCGCTACGTCCATTCGGCCAACGAACCATTGCTGATCAACGGCGTCGGCACTTACGCGCTGGAAATTATCGAACGGCTGCAACAACGCGGCGCACAAGCCGATGCGATCTTTGTCCCGATTGGGATGGGCAGCGGCATTTGCGGCGTCATCACAGCTTTTCGCGCGCTCTCGCCTGCGACCAGGATTTTCGGCGTGCAAGCTGCGGGCGCGCCAAGCAATTACCTTTCCTGGCGAGCGGGCCAACTCGTCACGACGCCGGAAGCCAACACCTTTGCCGAAGGGATAGCGACGCGCGCACCGGCGGCGCTCACCTTCGAGATCATCAAACAGAACGTGGATGAAATCGTGCTGGTCAGCGATGAAGAAATGCGCGATGCGATTCGCTTGCTGTGGCGCACGACACACAACCTGGTCGAAGGCGCGGGCGCGGCGGCGACGGCGGCGACGCTGAAGCTGCGCGCGCGTTGGCAGGGCCAAACTGTCGTTAATGTCATCTCTGGCGGAAACCTGGCGACTGAAACCTTGCGCCAGGTATTCAGCTAAAGCATCCTACGCGGCAGCAAAGGAGTACGAGATGGCGACACCACAACAGAAACTTGTCTTTACCGAAGCGGAGTATCTGGCGTTCGAGCGTCAGGCAGACGAACGCCACGAATACATTGACGGACAAATCCGGGCGATGGCGGGCGAAAGCATGGAACACGCGCGCATTACCGCCAATCTGGCACGGGAACTCGGCAATGAGCTGAAAGGTAAACCCTGTGAGCCGCTTTTCAAGGACATGAAGGTGCGCAGCGGTCCCGCGCAAACAGCCAAAGCCAGATGGCCCCCCAAAGGCTTTTTCTCCTATCCCGACGTGGTGATCGTTTGCGGCCCGGTCTGTCATGACGAATTCCGGGACGTGGTGGTCAATCCTAAAGTCATTATCGAGGTGCTCTCCAAATCCACCGAAGCCTTTGACCGTGGCGAAAAGTTCAAACGCTATCGCAAGCACAACGGCACCTTGACCGACTACGTTTTGATCGCGCAGGACAAGCCTTACATAGAGCATTTCACGCGGCAGCCGGATGACAATTGGCTGCTCAAGCAGGTCGAAGGACTGGAAGCGAATTTATTCATCGCCTCGCTAGCCTGCCGCTTGTCGCTGGCTGAGCTTTACGACCGCGTGCCGTTCCCCCAGGATGAAGAAGCTAACGAAGAACCCGGCGAAAATGCGCCCGACGAAAGCGAAGAAAACTGATGCTGACCTTCAATCACATTCTCGAAGCCAAACAGCGCCTGCAAGGTGTCGCCCACCGCACGCCCGTGCTGACGTCGCGCCAATTCAACGAGGTGGCGGGGTGCGAGGTCTATTTCAAAGCCGAAAATCTGCAACGTGTCGGTGCCTTCAAATTTCGCGGCGCGTACAACAAGCTCGCCTCAATGAATGCCGAAGAACGAAAGCCGGGCGTACTGGCCTTTTCTTCAGGCAATCACGCGCAGGCAGTGGCGCTGGCAGCGCGGCTGTTCGGCGTGCCCGCCGTCATCGTGATGCCAGAAGACGCGCCCGAAATCAAAGTCCGCGCGACGCGGGGTTACGGCGCGGAAGTGATTTTTTATGACCGTTACGGCCAGAGCCGCGAAGAAATCGGCGACCGCCTCTGCGCCGAGCGCGGGATGACGCTGGTGCCGCCGTTTGACGATTATCTGATTATGGCCGGGCAAGGCACCGCCGCCTTGGAATTGCTGGAAGACGTGCCGGAATTGGATTGCTTGCTCGTGCCGGTCAGCGGCTGCGGTTTGCTGGCGGGCTGTGCGACAGCGGCCAATTATCTGCGCCCCTCCATTCGCATCTTCGGCGTCGAACCGGAAACCGGCAATGACACCTGGTTGTCTATGCAGAAAGGCGAACGTGTCGAAATCCCCGTGCCCAAAACGATTGCCGACGGTTTGCAAGTCAGTACGCCGGGCAAGCTGACCTTTCCGATTGTGCAGGCCCTGGTCGAACGCATCCTGTTGGTCAGCGACGATGAGATGATCGCGGCGCTGCGGTTCATGCTCGAACGCATGAAAGTGCTGGTCGAGCCTTCGGGCGCGGTGGGCGCGGCAGCCCTGTTTCATCACAAATACGATTTCACGGGACAGCGCGTCGGCGTGATTCTGTCGGGCGGGAATGTAGACTTGGCGAAGCTGGGGCAATGGCTGGGATCATAGGTAGCGCGGCTTTTGACAGGCCTCAGACCGGCGCGTAAAATCCGCGTTCATTAAATCACCCGCGCATTCAAGAGACCCCAACTATGGCTTGGTTCAAACGCAAAGAAGACAAGATCAGTGAACCCGCGCCCCCCGCAGAACGCACTGTTAAAACCGAAGGCATCTTCGTTAAGTGCCTGAACGAAAATTGCGGTGCCACCATCTATCGCAAAGACCTGAAAACCAACCTGAGCGTCTGTCCGACCTGCAATTATCACTTTCGCCTGACGGCCCGCGAACGTTTGCAGATGCTCTTCGACGATGGCCAATACGCAGAGCATGACGCCAATATCGCACCGATTGATCCACTGAAATTCGTAGACTCCTTACCCTATCCAGAGCGGTTGGCCAAAAGTCAAAAGGCGACCGGCTTGCGCGACGCGATCATCGTCGGCGCAGGCAAATTGGACGGACGCCAGGTCGTCATCGCCGCAATGGAATTCAATTTTATGGGCGGCAGCATGGGTTCCGTCGTGGGTGAAAAGATCACGCGCGCCATCGAATACTGTTTGGAAAACCGGCTGCCGCTGATCATCGTGTCCTGTTCCGGCGGCGCGCGGATGCAGGAGGGCGCGCTGTCGTTGATGCAAATGGCCAAGATTGCCGCCGCGCTTGCCTTATTGGACGACGCGCGCCTGCCCTATATTTCGCTGCTGACCAACCCAACGACGGGCGGCGTGACGGCGAGTTTCGCGATGCTAGGCGATTTGAATATCGCCGAGCCGGACGCGTTGATCGGCTTTGCCGGCGCACGCGTGATCGAACAAACTATTCGCCAGAAATTGCCGAAGGGTTTTCAACGCTCCGAATTCCTGCTGGCGCACGGCATGCTCGATGCCGTGGTGGATCGCCGCCAATTGCGCGAGTTTCTGATCCGCACCTTGGAATTCACCGGGCCAGACCAATAGAGACTGCGGATTGCGGATTGCGGCTTGCGGATTGAATGAGAGTCCGCGCCGCGTTTGGCGATGCGCACACCACGGGCTATCACAAATGACTTTTATGGCGCTCCTAATCCGCAATCCGCAATCCGCAATCCGCATTTCCCTGCTACTTGCGATCTGCCTGCTCTCACTGGCTTGCGCCAAAGACGGTGTGGCATCCAAACCCATGCCCACGCCAAATGCCACGGCCACGCCCGAACCGGAGCAGGCCAAGAAGACGACGGACTTTAGCGGCGAGCGCGCCTTCAACCACGTCAAAACGCAGGTCGAATTCGGCCCGCGCCCCGCCGGTTCCGCCGCATTGGAAAAAACGCGCGAGTATCTGGTCAAGGAACTGAAAAGCTATGGCCTGAAAGTCACACTGGATGAATTCACGCCCACCACGCCGCAGGGCAAGGTGAAAATGAAAAACATCATCGCCGAATTGCCCGGCGAAGCGCCTAACATCATCGCCATCGCCAGCCATTACGACACCAAACCCTATAAGGAATTCGCCTTCGTTGGGGCCAATGACGGCGGTTCGAGCACTGGCGCGCTGTTAGAAATCGCGCGCGTGATGGCTGCGGAGAAAACAAAGCGCAAGTTCACCTATCAATTCGTTTTCTTTGACGGCGAAGAAGCCTTTTGCGCGGACTGGAGCGAGTGCCTGAACGGCAAAGATCACACTTATGGCAGCAGCCACATGGTCGAACGGCTGCGCGCGGCCAAACAGCTCGAACAGATCAAGGCACTCATCCTGCTCGATATGATCGGCGATAAGGATTTGAAGATTCCGCGCGAGCAGAACTCTTCGTCCTGGCTCATGCAAGCGATCTGGGAGACCGCCCAAGAGGCCGGGTACAACAAAAATTTCCCGGCGCGCACGACCTACACCGAAGACGATCACGCGCGCTTTCTGGAAGCAGGTGTCTCGGCGGTGGACTTGATTGATTTTGAATACGGCGGCCCGGACAATCCTTACTGGCATACCAAAGAGGACACGCTCGATAAGATTAGCGCCCAAAGCCTGAAAGCAGTCGGCGATGTGGTGTTACTCAGCCTGCCCAAAATCGAAGCGCAGATTCGTTAATACAACTACGGGACAGACTGGCAAGCTTGCCGGTTTGTCCCACAACCATTGTCAGGTTTGAAATTGTAATGTTTCCCGCCAGGCTCCACTTATCAGCGTTACCCCCCTACAAGAAAAACCCAAACTGAAAGCAGCGCGACGTAATCTGACTTGGCTGCCAGCGTAAGCGCTATTGGCTAATCAGCTTGCATCTTTTGCGCGTCTATCGGATTATCTGCACGGCAAACGGCGGCGCGGGAAGCAGAAGCAGGCCGCTGGATGTCACCGAAGCTGTTTCCCCAGCAAATTTAAGCAGTCTGGTTCGCTGGATATGGTGCAGTTTGACCTTCCCCCTCAACTAGGTTTTCACGACAATTCGCAGGAACGAATCTGTACGCCGGTGTTGATCGTGTGATCATGCGCCGTCGTTCGGGTGTTGCCCGGTGTCTGGAACTTTAGCTCCAAAGCGCAGGCCGGGAGCGTCATTGTTATTGCGGTGTGCTTTCAGAAACAGCCAGAGCAATAACAGAGACGGGATTTGGACTAACAACTAAAGAAGGAAGAGTAGCTATGGCTAAGTGGGAATATAAGACGGTTGATTGGGGCGAGATTCGCAAGATCGGCTCGCGTATTACGGGTGAAGATTTCATTGACGCCAACGTGGACGCCGGGTTGAATTCGCTCGGACAAGATGGCTGGGAGTTGGTCGCGGTATACGTGGACGGGTACGCCGTGCATCGCAGCAATAAAGGTGAGGAGTTGCTTTCCAGCAGCCGCTACGTCAAATACACCTTCAAGCGGCCACCGGCCAATGCCTAACCCGCA includes these proteins:
- a CDS encoding threonine dehydratase translates to MLAEGRAAVSLDGIRAAREIVYQTLQPTPLLEHPLLSEAAGTRVFVKHENHLPTGAFKVRGGLNLMSQFAAAPTHSGVISATTGNHGQSIALAATRYGVPATIVVPRGNNPEKNAAMRAFGARLVEHGRDFDEAREAVEQLASAENLRYVHSANEPLLINGVGTYALEIIERLQQRGAQADAIFVPIGMGSGICGVITAFRALSPATRIFGVQAAGAPSNYLSWRAGQLVTTPEANTFAEGIATRAPAALTFEIIKQNVDEIVLVSDEEMRDAIRLLWRTTHNLVEGAGAAATAATLKLRARWQGQTVVNVISGGNLATETLRQVFS
- a CDS encoding Uma2 family endonuclease, giving the protein MATPQQKLVFTEAEYLAFERQADERHEYIDGQIRAMAGESMEHARITANLARELGNELKGKPCEPLFKDMKVRSGPAQTAKARWPPKGFFSYPDVVIVCGPVCHDEFRDVVVNPKVIIEVLSKSTEAFDRGEKFKRYRKHNGTLTDYVLIAQDKPYIEHFTRQPDDNWLLKQVEGLEANLFIASLACRLSLAELYDRVPFPQDEEANEEPGENAPDESEEN
- a CDS encoding threo-3-hydroxy-L-aspartate ammonia-lyase is translated as MLTFNHILEAKQRLQGVAHRTPVLTSRQFNEVAGCEVYFKAENLQRVGAFKFRGAYNKLASMNAEERKPGVLAFSSGNHAQAVALAARLFGVPAVIVMPEDAPEIKVRATRGYGAEVIFYDRYGQSREEIGDRLCAERGMTLVPPFDDYLIMAGQGTAALELLEDVPELDCLLVPVSGCGLLAGCATAANYLRPSIRIFGVEPETGNDTWLSMQKGERVEIPVPKTIADGLQVSTPGKLTFPIVQALVERILLVSDDEMIAALRFMLERMKVLVEPSGAVGAAALFHHKYDFTGQRVGVILSGGNVDLAKLGQWLGS
- a CDS encoding acetyl-CoA carboxylase carboxyltransferase subunit beta, translated to MAWFKRKEDKISEPAPPAERTVKTEGIFVKCLNENCGATIYRKDLKTNLSVCPTCNYHFRLTARERLQMLFDDGQYAEHDANIAPIDPLKFVDSLPYPERLAKSQKATGLRDAIIVGAGKLDGRQVVIAAMEFNFMGGSMGSVVGEKITRAIEYCLENRLPLIIVSCSGGARMQEGALSLMQMAKIAAALALLDDARLPYISLLTNPTTGGVTASFAMLGDLNIAEPDALIGFAGARVIEQTIRQKLPKGFQRSEFLLAHGMLDAVVDRRQLREFLIRTLEFTGPDQ
- a CDS encoding M28 family peptidase; this encodes MALLIRNPQSAIRISLLLAICLLSLACAKDGVASKPMPTPNATATPEPEQAKKTTDFSGERAFNHVKTQVEFGPRPAGSAALEKTREYLVKELKSYGLKVTLDEFTPTTPQGKVKMKNIIAELPGEAPNIIAIASHYDTKPYKEFAFVGANDGGSSTGALLEIARVMAAEKTKRKFTYQFVFFDGEEAFCADWSECLNGKDHTYGSSHMVERLRAAKQLEQIKALILLDMIGDKDLKIPREQNSSSWLMQAIWETAQEAGYNKNFPARTTYTEDDHARFLEAGVSAVDLIDFEYGGPDNPYWHTKEDTLDKISAQSLKAVGDVVLLSLPKIEAQIR
- a CDS encoding DUF4177 domain-containing protein, encoding MAKWEYKTVDWGEIRKIGSRITGEDFIDANVDAGLNSLGQDGWELVAVYVDGYAVHRSNKGEELLSSSRYVKYTFKRPPANA